From a single Oxalobacter vibrioformis genomic region:
- a CDS encoding tetratricopeptide repeat protein, protein MDDKDFKQAMKWYRRAPVTHVAPDSGSLVSPQKKDVTQREKARVWFPRPAACSMGVKPGSQSEDETKQDSAYGALAVYREKHVRVHGPAEKVDQPESMNAPEVPLADTMTEDNPPHDVDYTVVSDEDEPLQLGMSADGAAPAGSGEADDPFAGMIASVQTGISGMLAEKPTADEMLAAGDGDDGDAEDDDEVAEALTGLSEEERAEIAGFDLSLLKEDEEAAAAAEVMAALSEEELAEIAGFDPTLLLEDDEEAASLSDETEALAQSDEETTGEVLEEDAPEAQADDTADTAPETAIPEASAFEAAAEAALMDTLIADEAAAQAEETEAAESPVTEADDIADVAQEAALPEADAFEVVAEAVLMDALIADEATAQAEEVEMPEVPLAKAAAEIESADAVSDEMVIGEASGFDALVEEAEEEAREEAVLDPEPDVLSDAEEAMTAREVDLEEALSAIEAVDPATAEDILAEVMPEVVEEQPVAEEAVAEAAEAEAETETETETETETETETETETETETETETETETETETETETETETETETETETETETETETETETETETETETETETETETETETGTVEAEASPDEMVIGEASGFDALVEEAEEEAQEEVVLEGVPDPEPDALSDAEVVVTAQDVDLEEAVSEETAAAAEEAEASGEADFDPVTAEDILAEVMPEAAEEQLVAEEAVAEAAEAETVEAEASPDEMMIGEASGFDALVEEAEEQAREEAAPDPETALADGILMVEGETPPDFEVPRVPVLDEMTTGPEVAIPEEQVFRDKIETHQRNKMAFAEYKVAAAYAREDTQASRLEALKWYTRAAENGHAVSQFNLGNIYYAGRGVAQDYTLAADWYELAAAQGVARAQDNLGLMYFHGRGRPVEPEMAVYWFRQAAIQGYAPAQYKLAMHLEAGVGTEPDLEEALHWYKKAASQGDAKAKKDVARLMGQKEA, encoded by the coding sequence GTGGACGATAAAGATTTCAAACAGGCGATGAAATGGTACCGGCGAGCGCCGGTAACTCATGTTGCCCCTGACTCCGGCAGTCTGGTTTCCCCACAGAAGAAAGATGTCACCCAGCGGGAAAAAGCCCGTGTCTGGTTTCCGCGCCCTGCGGCGTGTTCCATGGGCGTGAAACCCGGTAGCCAATCCGAAGATGAGACAAAACAGGATAGCGCGTATGGTGCGCTGGCTGTTTATCGTGAAAAGCATGTGAGGGTACACGGGCCGGCAGAGAAGGTGGATCAGCCCGAATCCATGAATGCACCGGAGGTACCGCTTGCCGATACCATGACAGAAGATAATCCGCCCCATGATGTGGACTATACGGTTGTCAGCGATGAGGACGAACCTTTGCAGCTTGGCATGTCGGCTGACGGCGCGGCGCCCGCAGGCAGCGGGGAGGCCGATGATCCTTTTGCAGGCATGATTGCATCGGTACAGACCGGTATTTCAGGCATGCTGGCAGAAAAACCGACAGCGGACGAGATGCTGGCTGCCGGGGATGGTGATGATGGTGACGCGGAAGATGACGATGAGGTTGCTGAGGCGCTGACCGGACTGAGTGAAGAAGAGCGGGCAGAGATTGCCGGTTTTGACCTTTCCCTGCTGAAAGAGGATGAAGAAGCGGCAGCTGCAGCAGAAGTGATGGCAGCGCTGAGTGAGGAAGAACTGGCGGAGATTGCCGGTTTTGATCCAACTCTTCTCCTTGAAGACGATGAGGAGGCGGCTTCACTGTCAGACGAGACGGAAGCCCTGGCGCAAAGTGATGAGGAGACAACCGGAGAGGTGTTGGAGGAAGACGCGCCTGAAGCACAAGCGGATGATACTGCTGATACAGCGCCGGAAACGGCAATCCCGGAAGCCAGTGCTTTTGAGGCGGCGGCCGAGGCAGCCCTGATGGATACCCTGATTGCGGATGAAGCGGCAGCGCAGGCAGAAGAGACAGAGGCAGCAGAATCCCCCGTGACAGAAGCGGATGATATTGCTGACGTGGCGCAGGAAGCGGCACTTCCGGAAGCAGATGCCTTTGAGGTGGTGGCGGAGGCAGTGCTGATGGATGCGCTGATTGCAGATGAGGCGACAGCGCAGGCAGAAGAAGTTGAGATGCCGGAAGTGCCGCTGGCGAAAGCGGCAGCAGAAATAGAAAGTGCCGATGCCGTATCTGATGAGATGGTGATTGGTGAAGCATCCGGCTTTGATGCGCTCGTTGAGGAGGCAGAAGAGGAAGCGCGGGAAGAGGCTGTGCTTGATCCGGAACCGGATGTGCTGTCCGATGCGGAAGAAGCGATGACCGCACGGGAAGTTGATCTTGAGGAAGCCCTGTCTGCGATAGAAGCAGTTGATCCGGCGACAGCCGAGGATATCCTTGCTGAGGTAATGCCAGAGGTTGTGGAAGAACAGCCGGTTGCTGAAGAAGCGGTTGCCGAAGCGGCAGAAGCAGAAGCAGAGACAGAGACAGAGACAGAGACAGAGACAGAGACAGAGACAGAGACAGAGACAGAGACAGAGACAGAGACAGAGACAGAGACAGAGACAGAGACAGAGACAGAGACAGAGACAGAGACAGAGACAGAGACAGAGACAGAGACAGAGACAGAGACAGAGACAGAGACAGAGACAGAGACAGAGACAGAGACAGAGACAGAGACAGAGACAGAGACAGAGACAGAGACAGAGACAGAGACAGAGACAGAGACAGGGACAGTGGAAGCGGAGGCGTCACCTGATGAGATGGTGATTGGCGAAGCATCCGGCTTTGATGCGCTTGTGGAGGAGGCAGAGGAGGAAGCGCAGGAAGAGGTTGTGCTTGAAGGGGTGCCTGATCCGGAACCGGATGCGCTGTCCGATGCGGAAGTGGTCGTAACGGCACAGGATGTCGATCTTGAGGAAGCGGTTTCAGAGGAAACGGCGGCTGCTGCAGAGGAGGCCGAAGCGTCAGGCGAGGCGGATTTTGATCCGGTGACAGCCGAGGATATCCTTGCCGAGGTGATGCCGGAGGCTGCGGAAGAACAGCTGGTTGCCGAAGAAGCGGTTGCCGAAGCGGCAGAAGCAGAGACAGTGGAAGCGGAGGCGTCACCTGATGAGATGATGATTGGCGAAGCATCCGGCTTTGATGCGCTTGTTGAGGAGGCAGAGGAGCAGGCACGAGAGGAGGCTGCGCCTGATCCGGAAACTGCGCTGGCTGACGGTATCCTGATGGTTGAAGGGGAGACTCCGCCTGATTTTGAGGTGCCGCGTGTTCCTGTCCTGGATGAGATGACAACAGGCCCGGAAGTGGCGATACCGGAGGAGCAGGTATTTCGCGACAAGATCGAGACGCACCAGCGAAACAAGATGGCTTTTGCCGAGTACAAGGTTGCCGCAGCGTATGCGCGGGAGGATACCCAGGCCAGCCGTCTTGAAGCGTTGAAATGGTATACGCGCGCGGCGGAAAACGGCCATGCGGTGTCCCAGTTCAATCTGGGGAATATTTATTATGCCGGGCGTGGCGTAGCGCAGGATTACACACTGGCGGCAGACTGGTATGAGCTGGCGGCTGCGCAGGGCGTGGCCCGTGCGCAGGACAATCTGGGCCTGATGTACTTCCATGGCCGCGGCAGGCCGGTAGAGCCGGAGATGGCGGTGTACTGGTTCCGTCAGGCGGCGATACAGGGCTATGCGCCGGCCCAGTATAAGCTGGCGATGCACCTGGAAGCCGGTGTCGGCACGGAGCCGGACCTGGAAGAAGCGCTGCACTGGTACAAGAAGGCGGCTTCCCAGGGGGATGCCAAGGCT
- a CDS encoding SMI1/KNR4 family protein, translating to MGRFADLIRQHVSRYDHLGTETASNGAVRTGYVKHIPGGAWLHATFPPLNEEKIGRMVQLIRRRLPQELREFYLDANGFNYMLDTFVVTGLPEGNVRAPNAPPMPYHIETLDKQERPRDAKADMVFFGAYDYDLSRIYMRENDSRVFYCTYDSAEPIGEWPSFYDCLSSEFARIDRLRDKNGERFDLEGSPLPFGRK from the coding sequence ATGGGACGTTTTGCAGATCTGATCAGGCAGCATGTCAGCCGCTATGACCATCTTGGCACAGAGACCGCATCCAATGGTGCTGTACGCACAGGGTATGTGAAGCATATTCCCGGTGGTGCCTGGCTGCATGCCACTTTCCCGCCGCTAAACGAGGAAAAAATCGGGCGGATGGTACAGTTGATCCGTCGCAGGCTACCGCAGGAGCTTCGCGAGTTTTACCTTGATGCCAATGGTTTTAACTACATGCTTGATACCTTTGTGGTTACCGGCCTGCCCGAAGGCAATGTACGTGCACCCAATGCCCCGCCCATGCCTTACCATATCGAGACGCTGGACAAGCAGGAGCGACCCCGTGATGCCAAGGCGGATATGGTGTTTTTCGGGGCGTATGACTATGATCTTTCCCGCATCTACATGCGAGAAAATGATTCCCGCGTGTTTTACTGTACCTATGATTCGGCTGAACCGATCGGTGAATGGCCCTCGTTTTACGATTGCCTGTCGAGTGAATTTGCACGGATTGACAGGTTGCGTGACAAAAATGGTGAGCGTTTTGACCTGGAGGGTTCCCCTTTGCCGTTTGGCCGTAAGTAG